From a single Phycisphaeraceae bacterium genomic region:
- a CDS encoding VWA domain-containing protein, producing MTFLNLALLVGIAAAALPLLIHLFSKSRPKVIAWAAMHLLIPAAQASRRRLRFENLLLLLVRVLIPVLLALALARPVLTGAHAPSGDTPTAMVILFDNSYSMQAIDSGVTRQQRATQAVAAILSRLPAGSEASVVLMSGGVRTLGSEGRLDFLKLNQQLDSVPCDGSGTDTSRALGLAATILKKTSLAQRSLVIVSDFQPGNWSDSDAPARETAWEQIAALPVKPIITWVNVGATEADNVSVDAVTVSPARNVVNRPVVIRVAASNVGGTSHSDLHVYLRVDGRERGQARLSLPAGQSGQAIFTHTFEQPGPHLIEASTDDDALAVDNTAFYSTEVIDQIPVLLVNGEPSREPLRGETDFLSLALRPLANSDSMFQPRVVETPGLTPRALDGIKTVVLANVRQLSDTQIEMLGRFVRAGGGLIIFPGNRIQASWYNDRLFENGQGLLPARLGRLTANSQRATRIAAQRFDHPALTLFNDPRNGNLTDADIRSWFALEISPPESEQVAAKVIARLENGDPFLVERHFGRGQVILAATACDADWSSLPLNSSYVMLMREIIASISIAQPQRNVATGTPLILHLDSMTADSKIVVSDPTGQKHEIIADQSDGLISAKYADTSRPGIYTFIVGSNSIPYVVSANRNESRLAAMESSKLASLAKSAGATVISSGDEYSTLDQTRRFGREIWRPIFIAVVAMLFVELFLQQWITRKRPA from the coding sequence ATGACCTTTCTTAACCTTGCCCTGTTGGTAGGTATTGCGGCAGCAGCGCTGCCGTTGTTGATCCATCTGTTCAGCAAGAGCCGACCCAAGGTCATCGCATGGGCGGCGATGCACCTGCTCATTCCCGCAGCTCAGGCCAGCCGACGACGACTTCGATTTGAGAACCTGCTGCTCCTGCTGGTCCGAGTGCTGATTCCCGTTCTTCTGGCTCTCGCGTTGGCGCGTCCCGTCCTCACTGGCGCACACGCGCCATCGGGTGATACGCCCACTGCGATGGTGATTCTTTTCGACAACAGCTATTCCATGCAGGCCATCGATTCCGGTGTGACGCGACAGCAGCGAGCCACGCAGGCTGTGGCAGCTATTCTCAGCCGCCTCCCGGCTGGATCAGAGGCTTCCGTCGTACTCATGAGCGGCGGAGTACGCACCCTTGGAAGTGAGGGTCGTCTGGACTTCCTGAAGCTAAATCAGCAACTCGATTCCGTGCCTTGTGACGGCAGCGGAACGGACACGAGTCGAGCGTTGGGATTAGCAGCAACGATATTGAAAAAAACGTCGCTGGCACAACGCTCACTCGTGATCGTGAGTGATTTCCAGCCTGGAAACTGGAGCGACTCTGATGCTCCTGCCCGCGAGACAGCGTGGGAACAGATCGCTGCACTTCCAGTGAAACCCATCATCACCTGGGTCAACGTAGGCGCAACAGAAGCCGACAATGTATCAGTTGATGCTGTTACGGTATCACCCGCGCGAAACGTGGTTAACCGGCCTGTCGTCATTCGTGTCGCCGCCAGTAATGTCGGGGGGACTTCGCATTCCGACCTGCATGTGTATCTCCGTGTGGATGGACGCGAGCGTGGACAGGCTCGCCTTTCATTGCCAGCCGGTCAGAGCGGTCAAGCGATATTCACGCACACGTTTGAACAGCCCGGCCCGCACCTGATCGAAGCTTCCACTGATGACGACGCACTCGCGGTTGACAATACCGCTTTCTATTCAACAGAAGTCATCGATCAGATTCCGGTTCTGTTGGTCAATGGTGAGCCAAGTCGGGAGCCGCTGCGAGGTGAAACTGATTTTCTCTCACTGGCTCTGCGACCCTTGGCAAACAGCGACTCCATGTTTCAACCGCGCGTCGTTGAGACACCCGGCCTGACGCCTCGCGCTCTCGACGGCATCAAGACCGTCGTTCTCGCTAACGTACGACAACTCAGCGACACACAGATCGAAATGCTGGGTCGATTCGTTCGTGCGGGAGGCGGGCTTATTATCTTTCCGGGCAACCGCATACAGGCATCGTGGTACAACGATCGCTTGTTTGAGAATGGTCAAGGTCTGCTGCCTGCCAGATTGGGCCGCCTCACTGCAAACAGCCAGCGAGCTACACGAATCGCAGCACAGAGGTTCGATCATCCAGCACTGACGCTGTTCAACGATCCGCGAAACGGCAACCTTACGGATGCGGATATTCGTAGTTGGTTTGCGCTGGAAATATCACCGCCTGAAAGCGAGCAGGTTGCTGCAAAAGTCATTGCTCGTTTGGAGAATGGAGATCCGTTTCTGGTCGAACGCCATTTTGGTCGTGGACAGGTAATTCTGGCTGCTACCGCATGTGATGCTGACTGGAGTTCTTTGCCGCTCAATTCAAGTTACGTCATGCTGATGCGCGAGATCATTGCATCAATAAGCATCGCACAACCGCAACGAAACGTCGCTACAGGTACACCGCTTATTCTTCATTTGGATTCAATGACAGCAGATTCAAAGATAGTCGTGTCCGATCCGACGGGACAAAAACATGAAATCATCGCCGATCAGTCCGACGGCCTGATCTCAGCTAAATACGCAGATACTTCCAGACCCGGAATCTACACCTTCATCGTTGGTTCAAACTCCATTCCCTATGTCGTTTCAGCCAATAGGAACGAATCCCGTCTCGCGGCAATGGAGTCATCAAAACTCGCGTCATTAGCAAAGTCCGCAGGCGCGACAGTGATCTCGTCAGGCGATGAGTATTCAACACTCGATCAGACGCGCCGGTTTGGCCGCGAAATCTGGCGACCCATTTTTATTGCTGTCGTAGCGATGCTCTTTGTCGAGCTGTTTCTCCAACAATGGATCACCAGGAAACGCCCGGCATGA
- a CDS encoding DUF58 domain-containing protein translates to MAQITDYLRPRDLQKIANLSVLAKQVVEGFFSGLHRSPHKGFSVEFRQHRPYVAGDEIRHLDWKVFGKTDRFFIREYEEETNLRATIVLDASASMGFRNVAGYSKYHYAVRLAASLAYLLFQQQDAVGLVTFDAKVRRYIPPRARPAHLRTLLDELEKSQPAGETELSKVLTSLAPNLHRRSLLILISDCFTSTAELLRALARFRHGRHDVIVFQLWDRAEIEFDYSGWTKFESIERPGEQQLLDPALVRDTYIKNLTQFREELRQGCAREKIDLVPLITDQPYADALAKYLSLRARRA, encoded by the coding sequence ATGGCTCAGATCACCGACTACCTCCGGCCGCGCGATCTTCAAAAGATCGCCAATCTCTCCGTGCTGGCTAAGCAGGTGGTTGAGGGTTTTTTTTCAGGTCTCCATCGCTCGCCGCATAAAGGTTTCAGCGTCGAGTTTCGCCAACATCGTCCTTATGTGGCAGGCGACGAGATTCGTCATCTGGATTGGAAAGTTTTCGGCAAAACCGACCGCTTTTTTATCCGCGAATATGAGGAAGAAACCAACCTTCGAGCGACGATCGTCCTTGATGCCAGCGCGTCAATGGGATTTCGAAACGTCGCTGGATATTCCAAATATCACTATGCCGTGCGACTCGCGGCATCGCTGGCGTATCTCCTCTTTCAGCAGCAGGACGCGGTCGGCCTCGTGACTTTCGATGCAAAAGTAAGGCGGTACATACCACCTCGCGCCCGTCCGGCCCACCTGCGGACCCTTCTCGACGAATTAGAAAAAAGTCAGCCGGCAGGTGAAACCGAACTTAGTAAGGTGCTGACCAGCCTTGCACCCAATCTGCATCGACGAAGTTTGCTCATCCTGATCTCCGATTGCTTCACTTCTACCGCAGAATTGCTTCGCGCGTTGGCTCGCTTTCGTCACGGCAGGCACGATGTGATCGTTTTTCAACTCTGGGACCGTGCGGAGATTGAGTTTGATTATTCGGGGTGGACGAAATTTGAGTCGATTGAACGACCCGGCGAACAGCAACTGCTTGATCCAGCTTTGGTGCGCGATACCTACATCAAAAACCTGACGCAATTCCGTGAAGAACTACGTCAAGGATGTGCGCGGGAGAAAATTGATCTCGTGCCGTTAATTACAGACCAGCCGTACGCTGATGCACTGGCGAAATATCTGTCTTTGCGGGCGAGGCGGGCATGA
- a CDS encoding MoxR family ATPase has protein sequence MTRASSETAHSDDAAQAQRLVAAYEKISTELSKVIVGQKEVIEQVMIAILARGHCLLEGVPGLAKTLLVRSLAEGMALSFHRVQFTPDLMPADITGTEIIQEDSATGKRQLIFQQGPIFAQMILADEINRTPPKTQAALLEAMQEHSVTIGGKTHALPEPFFVLATQNPIEQEGTYPLPEAQRDRFILHIKVDYPDRAAEREIIQRTTGAQQSMISQALTSEDILACQQIVRRVPVPEHVMDFVLDVVRKSRPKEEEALPFVKTLVDWGPGPRASQQLILAGKVRALLRGRFHVSIEDVEAMAHPVLRHRIIPNFNAEAEGLTVDSLIDRILEAIPRGTPARVM, from the coding sequence ATGACCCGTGCCTCCTCTGAAACTGCTCACTCTGATGATGCGGCACAGGCACAGCGACTAGTCGCCGCGTACGAAAAAATTTCGACGGAGCTGAGCAAGGTCATTGTCGGACAAAAAGAGGTCATTGAGCAGGTCATGATTGCCATACTCGCCCGAGGACACTGCCTTCTTGAAGGAGTGCCGGGCCTTGCCAAGACTCTGCTGGTTCGCTCGCTAGCGGAGGGAATGGCTCTCTCCTTCCACCGAGTTCAATTTACACCCGACCTGATGCCAGCCGACATCACTGGAACGGAGATCATCCAGGAAGACTCTGCGACCGGGAAGCGCCAGCTTATTTTTCAACAAGGTCCGATCTTCGCTCAGATGATTCTTGCAGACGAGATCAATCGCACACCGCCTAAAACACAGGCTGCTCTGCTCGAAGCCATGCAGGAGCACTCAGTGACCATCGGCGGAAAGACGCACGCACTGCCCGAACCATTCTTTGTGCTTGCAACGCAAAACCCCATCGAGCAGGAAGGAACCTACCCGCTTCCCGAAGCGCAGCGGGATCGGTTCATTCTCCACATCAAAGTGGACTATCCCGATCGTGCAGCAGAGCGGGAGATCATCCAACGGACCACGGGTGCCCAGCAATCAATGATTTCACAGGCTTTGACCAGTGAAGATATTCTGGCCTGCCAGCAGATCGTTCGACGGGTGCCCGTTCCTGAGCACGTGATGGATTTTGTGCTCGATGTGGTGCGCAAAAGCCGTCCCAAAGAAGAGGAAGCCCTGCCGTTTGTCAAAACACTGGTGGATTGGGGGCCAGGTCCGCGAGCATCGCAACAACTGATACTGGCGGGCAAGGTACGTGCGCTTCTGCGAGGACGGTTCCATGTCAGTATCGAGGACGTGGAAGCCATGGCTCATCCCGTACTCCGACATCGCATCATTCCGAACTTCAACGCTGAGGCGGAAGGGCTGACCGTTGATTCGCTGATCGACCGCATCCTCGAAGCCATCCCTCGCGGCACCCCCGCCAGAGTGATGTAA